TGCCAGCGGCCACTGGGCGGTGGGTGTGAATCCGTCCGCATCCAGGCGTGGGGCGATCGGGTGCACACCCTCGAGATCCTCGTAGGTCCACACCCACTCCGCGGCCCGTCGCACGCGCAAAATCCGCGCATGGGCATGGGGGCTTCGCACGAACGCCGCATGGAGCGCCCCGGGCAGCCGTATGTCGTCCAGATACCTGGCCCTTCCGGACAGCAGCCGCGGGTCCTCGTGCCGTGTGATTCCCGCCGTCATGGCTGTTGGCGAGCCGTAGACAGTGCCCGGGCGGCTGCCAGGATCGCATCGACGATCGAGAGGTATCCGGTGCAGCGGCACAAGTGACCTGCCAGCATCTCCCGCACCTGCTGTGGTGTCGGCTCCGGGTGGTCACGCAAGAATGCCACCGCGCTCATCAGGATGCCCGGCGTGCAGAACCCACACTGCAGGGCGTGATGGGCGGAGAAGGCCTCCTGAAGAAGGTGCAGGGACGTAGGTCCGCCCAGGCTCTCGACGGTCTCCACGCGGGCGCCCTCTACCTGCACCGCCAGCAGCAGGCAACTGCGAACGGGCCGACCGTCCACCAGCACCGTGCAGGCGCCGCACACGCCGTGTTCACACCCCAGGTGCGTTCCGGTCAGTCCAAGGTCGTCGCGCAGGGTGTCGGCGAGTGTCTTGCGCGTCTGGACCTCCACGGTGTGGACGGCGCCGTTGACGTTGAGCTGCAACCGCCGGCGGCGTGTGCTCACAGATCGCCTCCTGCTCGTTGAGCGGCCCGCCGGAGCGCACGTGCGGCGAGGACGGCGGCCGCGCGCCTGCGGTAGGCTCCGCTCGCGTGGACGTCGTCGTCCGGCTGAAGCGCCTCGGCGGCCGCGCGGGCGGCCTCCTCCCATAGCTCCTCGGTGGGTCTGGCGCCCACCAGCAGCCCTTCGATCCCGGTCGGCGTGACCGGCACCGGCCCGCATCCGGCGAACGCCAGTCGCGCTGCGACGATGCGGCCATCGTCGATGCGCACGGTGGCTGCGACGCCGACGAGCGCGTAGTCGCCGTGGCGGCGGGCCAGCTCCTCGAAGGCGCCGCCCGTTCCGGCCGGCGGGAGGGGAAACCGCACCTCCACCAGGATCTCCTCGGGATCCAGCGCGGTCGTCAGGTACGTCCGGAACAGGTCCCTCGCCCGGATGGTCCTGCGAGCCCCCCGCCGCGCCGCGACCACCTCGCCGTCCAGACACAGCAGCAGCGCGGGCAGTTCGGCGGCGGGGTCGGCGTGCGCGATGGAACCGCCGACGGTGCCGCGGTTGCGGATCGGCGGGTGGCCGACGTGCCGCAGAGTCTCGATCAGCAGGGGCAGGTGGCGACCGACCTCCGCAGATGCCTCCGCGTCAGCCTGGCGAGTCATCGCGCCCACCACCAGCGTGTCGTCGGCGACTTCGACGTAAGCGAGCGCGGCGATCCGGTTGAGGTCCACCACGACCCCGGGCCTGGCCAGGCGCATGTTCAGTAGCGGCATCAGGCTCTGGCCACCTGCCAGGACCTTCGCGTCCGTACCGTGCTCGGCGAGCAGGTCGAGGGCCTGGTCGAGGGTGCGCGGATCGTAGTAGTCGAAGACAGGCGGTTTCACCGTTGCGTCCCTGCTCCTGCCGGCGCGGCATCGGCGGGGGCGGAACGGGCCGCCACGCGCCCCCGCGGCCGCGCCCCCAACGCCACCAGCACGCCCCTAGGCATCACCAGCGAGATCACCAAGAGGATCACGCCGTAGACGGCGATGGCCGGGATGGGGAGTTGCACGTAGTTCTTCAACACCACGTCGATTCCGCGCAGCGTGACCGCGCCGACCACGGGACCCCAGACCAGACCGCTGCCCCCGATCATCGCCGCGATGACCGGGAACAGGCTGCGGTCGGCACCCAGGACAACGGAGACGTCGATGTAGCCGGAGTGCAGGCCGAAGACACCGCCGGCCATCGCGGTCGGCATGGCTCCCAGCGCCAGCGCGGTCTGCTTGGTGCGGAAACGATCGATGCCGCTGGCTTCCGATGCGAGTTCGCTTTCCCGAATCGCCGTCATCGCCAGCCCCAACCGGCTGCCGGCCAGCAGGTGGTTCAGGGCCAGCGAACCGACCGCGAGGGCAAGCGTCAGCAGGTAAGCAGCCCTCAGCGACAGGTAGTGCTGGGCCGGAACGTACAAACCGTGCGAGCCGCCCGTCAGATCCGGAAGGTTGTCCACGAGCAGACGCAGCAGCAGCAACAGGGCGAACGTGGCCACTGCGAAGTAGGCGTCGCGTAGCCGCAGCAACGGGTAGGCGACGATGGCCGCAAAGCCGGCGGCCACGAGGCCTCCGGACAGCACCGCGGCTGCTACGCCCGCGGGGCCAGCTTCGCCGAGGGTCGGCACGCGCAGCAGCAACAGGAAGGTCGTGTAGGCGCCGATGCCAAAGAAGGTGGCCTGACCTAGGTTGTACAGACCGAGGAACCCGCCCAGCAAGTCGTAGTTGCACGCAAGCGTGATCAGCAGGAACGTGAACAGCAGCGCGGTCACCAGGTCGCGTGTCAGCACGAGCGGCGCCACCAGCAGGGCACCCAACCCCATCGCCAGACCCCACCATCTGAAGGCGTTCATCGCAGCAGACCTCCCAGCAGACCTGAGGGGCGCAGGAGGAGGACGGCGAACAGGACCAGCAGGTAGGTCAACGGCGACCAGACCGGTCCGATCCAGAAACCCGTGAACACCTCGGCCACGCCGAGGGCGAGCCCCGCCCACAGGGCGCCGGGCAGGTTGCCCACCCCGCCCGCAGCGGAGACCGTGAAGGCGATCATGGTCAAGCGGAGTCCGTCGTAGGGGCCCAGCGGTACGGCGACGACGTAGAACGTCCCTGCGAGGGCGGTCGCGGCGATCCCCAGCGTCAGGATCGTGCGCGAAACGCGTCGCGGGTCGAGTCCGATGACGAGGGCGCCCGTTCGGTTCTGGGCGACCGCCCGTGCCTCTTTGCCGATGCGGGTACGGGTGAGGAACAGGTGAAACAACACGACCGCCGCTGCGGAGAACGCGAGCACGCTGGCCCGCGGGCCGGATACCGTGACGTCGCCGAGCCGCAGCGACGTGACGCCGAGCTGGAGCGCGAAGATCGGCTGCGGCTCGACCGCACGGGCCCAGTACACGCCCAGCAGCGACTCCAACGCGAGGGCCAAGCCAAAAGTGGCCATGATCGAACCCACCAGGATCTCGGTGGTAGAGCGCGCCGTCAGCGGCCGAACCAGCGCGGCCTCGAAGAGACCGCCCACGACCA
Above is a window of Armatimonadota bacterium DNA encoding:
- a CDS encoding (2Fe-2S)-binding protein; translation: MSTRRRRLQLNVNGAVHTVEVQTRKTLADTLRDDLGLTGTHLGCEHGVCGACTVLVDGRPVRSCLLLAVQVEGARVETVESLGGPTSLHLLQEAFSAHHALQCGFCTPGILMSAVAFLRDHPEPTPQQVREMLAGHLCRCTGYLSIVDAILAAARALSTARQQP
- a CDS encoding FAD binding domain-containing protein, which codes for MKPPVFDYYDPRTLDQALDLLAEHGTDAKVLAGGQSLMPLLNMRLARPGVVVDLNRIAALAYVEVADDTLVVGAMTRQADAEASAEVGRHLPLLIETLRHVGHPPIRNRGTVGGSIAHADPAAELPALLLCLDGEVVAARRGARRTIRARDLFRTYLTTALDPEEILVEVRFPLPPAGTGGAFEELARRHGDYALVGVAATVRIDDGRIVAARLAFAGCGPVPVTPTGIEGLLVGARPTEELWEEAARAAAEALQPDDDVHASGAYRRRAAAVLAARALRRAAQRAGGDL
- a CDS encoding branched-chain amino acid ABC transporter permease encodes the protein MNAFRWWGLAMGLGALLVAPLVLTRDLVTALLFTFLLITLACNYDLLGGFLGLYNLGQATFFGIGAYTTFLLLLRVPTLGEAGPAGVAAAVLSGGLVAAGFAAIVAYPLLRLRDAYFAVATFALLLLLRLLVDNLPDLTGGSHGLYVPAQHYLSLRAAYLLTLALAVGSLALNHLLAGSRLGLAMTAIRESELASEASGIDRFRTKQTALALGAMPTAMAGGVFGLHSGYIDVSVVLGADRSLFPVIAAMIGGSGLVWGPVVGAVTLRGIDVVLKNYVQLPIPAIAVYGVILLVISLVMPRGVLVALGARPRGRVAARSAPADAAPAGAGTQR
- a CDS encoding branched-chain amino acid ABC transporter permease, encoding MSWPLFFELLLGGVVLGGLYALMAFAFSLILATTHVLNVSHGVVMVLGAALGTLLVRHVGMPFALGLAVVVVVFLVVGGLFEAALVRPLTARSTTEILVGSIMATFGLALALESLLGVYWARAVEPQPIFALQLGVTSLRLGDVTVSGPRASVLAFSAAAVVLFHLFLTRTRIGKEARAVAQNRTGALVIGLDPRRVSRTILTLGIAATALAGTFYVVAVPLGPYDGLRLTMIAFTVSAAGGVGNLPGALWAGLALGVAEVFTGFWIGPVWSPLTYLLVLFAVLLLRPSGLLGGLLR